A stretch of Pseudomonas sp. LS.1a DNA encodes these proteins:
- the oadA gene encoding sodium-extruding oxaloacetate decarboxylase subunit alpha: MSKKIHVTDTILRDAHQSLLATRMRTEDMLPICDKLDKVGYWSLEVWGGATFDACVRFLKEDPWERLRKLRAALPNTRLQMLLRGQNLLGYRHYSDDVVKAFVAKAAVNGIDVFRIFDAMNDVRNLRVAIEAVKAAGKHAQGTIAYTTSPVHTIDAFVNQAKQMEAMGCDSIAIKDMAGLLTPFATGELVKALKAEQSLPVFIHSHDTAGLAAMCQLKAVENGADHIDTAISSFAWGTSHPGTESMVAALKGSEFDTGLDLELLQEIGLYFYAVRKKYHQFESEFTAVDTRVQVNQVPGGMISNLANQLKEQGALNRMNEVLAEIPRVREDLGFPPLVTPTSQIVGTQAFFNVLAGERYKTITNEVKLYLQGGYGKAPGVVNEQLRRQAIGSEEVIDVRPADLLKPEMAKLRADIGSLARCEEDVLTFAMFPDIGRKFLEEREAGTLTPEVLLPIPEAGAVASHSGEGVPTEFVIDVHGETYRVDITGVGVKAEGKRHFYLSIDGMPEEVVFEPLNEFVGGGSSKRKQASAPGHVSTTMPGNIVDVLVKEGDMVKTGQAVLITEAMKMETEVQAGIAGKVVAIHVAKGDRVTPGEILIEIEG, from the coding sequence ATGTCCAAGAAAATTCACGTAACCGACACGATCCTGCGCGACGCCCACCAGTCCCTGCTGGCCACCCGCATGCGTACCGAAGACATGCTGCCGATCTGCGACAAGCTCGACAAAGTCGGCTACTGGTCGCTGGAAGTCTGGGGTGGCGCCACCTTCGACGCCTGCGTGCGCTTCCTCAAGGAAGACCCGTGGGAGCGCCTGCGCAAGCTGCGCGCGGCGCTGCCCAACACCCGCCTGCAGATGCTGCTGCGCGGCCAGAACCTGCTGGGCTACCGTCACTACAGCGACGACGTGGTCAAGGCCTTCGTCGCCAAGGCCGCGGTCAACGGTATCGATGTGTTCCGCATCTTCGACGCGATGAACGACGTGCGTAACCTGCGCGTGGCCATTGAAGCGGTCAAGGCCGCCGGCAAGCACGCCCAGGGTACCATCGCCTACACCACCAGCCCCGTGCACACCATCGACGCCTTTGTTAACCAGGCCAAGCAGATGGAAGCCATGGGTTGCGACTCGATCGCGATCAAGGACATGGCCGGCCTGCTGACCCCGTTCGCTACTGGCGAACTGGTCAAGGCACTGAAGGCCGAGCAGTCGCTGCCGGTGTTCATCCACTCCCATGACACTGCCGGCCTGGCCGCCATGTGCCAGCTCAAGGCTGTGGAAAACGGTGCCGATCACATCGACACCGCCATCTCCAGCTTCGCCTGGGGCACCAGCCACCCGGGTACCGAGTCGATGGTTGCCGCGCTCAAGGGCAGCGAATTCGACACCGGCCTGGACCTGGAGCTGCTGCAGGAAATCGGCCTGTACTTCTATGCCGTGCGCAAGAAGTACCACCAGTTCGAAAGCGAGTTCACTGCCGTGGACACCCGCGTGCAGGTCAACCAGGTGCCGGGCGGCATGATTTCCAACCTGGCCAACCAGCTCAAGGAGCAGGGCGCCCTCAACCGCATGAATGAAGTGCTGGCAGAGATCCCGCGCGTGCGTGAAGACCTCGGCTTCCCGCCGCTGGTGACCCCGACTTCGCAGATCGTCGGCACCCAGGCGTTCTTCAACGTGCTGGCCGGTGAGCGCTACAAGACCATCACCAACGAGGTGAAGCTGTACCTGCAAGGCGGTTACGGCAAGGCCCCGGGCGTGGTCAACGAGCAGCTGCGCCGTCAGGCGATCGGCAGCGAAGAAGTGATCGACGTACGCCCGGCCGACCTGCTGAAGCCGGAAATGGCCAAGCTGCGTGCCGACATCGGCTCCCTGGCCCGTTGCGAAGAAGACGTGCTGACCTTCGCCATGTTCCCGGACATTGGCCGCAAGTTCCTCGAAGAACGCGAAGCCGGCACCCTGACCCCTGAAGTCCTGCTGCCAATTCCTGAAGCCGGCGCAGTGGCGTCCCATAGCGGCGAAGGCGTACCGACCGAGTTCGTCATCGACGTGCACGGCGAAACCTACCGCGTCGACATCACCGGCGTGGGCGTGAAGGCTGAAGGCAAGCGCCACTTCTACCTGTCCATCGACGGCATGCCGGAAGAAGTGGTGTTCGAGCCGCTCAACGAATTCGTCGGCGGCGGCAGCAGCAAGCGCAAGCAGGCCAGCGCCCCGGGCCATGTCAGCACCACCATGCCAGGCAACATCGTCGATGTGCTGGTCAAGGAAGGCGACATGGTCAAGACCGGCCAGGCCGTGCTGATCACCGAAGCCATGAAGATGGAGACCGAAGTGCAGGCGGGTATCGCCGGCAAGGTCGTGGCCATCCACGTGGCCAAGGGCGACCGTGTGACACCGGGCGAAATCCTGATCGAGATCGAAGGCTGA
- a CDS encoding acetyl-CoA carboxylase biotin carboxylase subunit — protein MIKKILIANRGEIAVRIVRACAEMGIRSVAIYSDADRHALHVKRADEAHSIGAEPLAGYLNPRKLVNLAVETGCDALHPGYGFLSENAELAEICAERGIKFIGPAADVIRRMGDKTEARRTMIAAGVPVTPGTEGNVADIHEALSEGDRIGYPVMLKATSGGGGRGIRRCNSREELEQNFPRVISEATKAFGSAEVFLEKCIVNPKHIEAQILGDSFGNVVHLFERDCSIQRRNQKLIEIAPSPQLTPEQRAYIGDLAVRAAKAVNYENAGTVEFLLADGEVYFMEMNTRVQVEHTITEEITGIDIVREQIRIASGLPLSVKQEDIQHRGYALQFRINAEDPKNNFLPSFGKITRYYAPGGPGVRTDTAIYTGYTIPPFYDSMCLKLVVWALTWEEAMDRGLRALDDMRVQGVKTTAAYYQEILRNPEFRSGQFNTSFVESHPELTNYSIKRKPEELALAIAAAIAAHAGL, from the coding sequence GTGATAAAAAAAATCCTGATCGCCAACCGAGGTGAAATTGCAGTTCGGATCGTGCGTGCTTGCGCCGAGATGGGCATTCGCTCGGTAGCGATCTATTCCGACGCCGACCGCCACGCCTTGCACGTCAAGCGCGCCGACGAAGCCCACAGCATTGGTGCCGAGCCGCTGGCCGGTTACCTGAACCCGCGCAAGCTGGTGAACCTGGCTGTGGAAACCGGCTGTGATGCCCTGCACCCGGGTTATGGTTTCCTGTCGGAAAACGCTGAACTGGCGGAGATCTGCGCCGAGCGCGGTATCAAGTTCATCGGCCCGGCCGCCGATGTCATTCGCCGCATGGGCGACAAGACAGAAGCGCGCCGCACCATGATCGCCGCCGGTGTGCCGGTAACCCCGGGCACCGAAGGCAACGTTGCCGATATTCACGAAGCCCTGAGCGAAGGTGACCGCATCGGTTACCCGGTCATGCTCAAGGCCACCTCGGGTGGTGGTGGCCGTGGTATTCGCCGTTGCAACAGCCGCGAAGAACTGGAACAGAACTTCCCCCGCGTCATCTCCGAGGCTACCAAGGCCTTTGGTTCCGCGGAAGTGTTCCTGGAAAAGTGCATCGTCAACCCCAAGCACATCGAGGCGCAGATCCTGGGTGACAGCTTTGGCAACGTCGTACACCTGTTCGAGCGCGACTGCTCGATCCAGCGCCGCAACCAGAAGCTCATCGAAATCGCCCCGAGCCCCCAGCTCACCCCTGAACAGCGCGCCTACATCGGCGACCTGGCGGTGCGTGCGGCCAAGGCGGTGAACTACGAGAACGCCGGTACCGTGGAGTTCCTGCTCGCCGATGGCGAGGTGTACTTCATGGAAATGAACACCCGGGTGCAGGTGGAGCACACCATCACCGAGGAAATCACCGGTATCGACATCGTCCGTGAGCAGATCCGCATTGCCTCGGGCCTGCCGCTGTCGGTCAAGCAGGAAGATATCCAGCACCGCGGTTACGCGCTGCAGTTCCGCATCAACGCCGAAGACCCGAAGAACAACTTCCTGCCCAGCTTCGGCAAGATCACCCGTTACTACGCCCCCGGTGGCCCTGGCGTGCGTACCGACACGGCGATCTACACCGGCTACACCATTCCGCCGTTCTACGACTCCATGTGCCTGAAACTGGTGGTGTGGGCGTTGACCTGGGAAGAAGCCATGGACCGCGGCCTGCGTGCCCTGGACGACATGCGCGTGCAAGGGGTGAAGACCACCGCCGCGTACTACCAGGAAATCCTGCGCAATCCGGAATTCCGTAGCGGCCAGTTCAACACCAGCTTCGTCGAAAGCCACCCGGAACTGACCAACTACTCGATCAAGCGCAAACCCGAAGAGCTGGCCTTGGCCATCGCCGCCGCCATCGCCGCCCACGCAGGCCTGTGA
- a CDS encoding LysR family transcriptional regulator: protein MRKSLMRMTLRQLQIFNEVCDLRSYSRAAEEMALTQPAVSLQIRQLEELIGQPLFEYVGKKLYLTEAAEALQRASRDIFGRLESLDMQLSDMQGSLQGQLKLAIESSAKYFVPHLFAAFKQRHPEVNLTLTVVNRAQAIRRLSDNRDDLIIMSMVPQDMGLEFLPFLNNPIIAVAPPEHPLCKLEQLRLQDLEPHTLLVREQGSGTRKACEEYFKDKRVHFTQTLEVASADAQRECVIAGLGIALLTRHAVNLELATGVLKELPVEELPLYRSWCVVQSKAKRQSPVALAFLAFIRSERALISALVERFSGKLPPTPARP from the coding sequence ATGCGTAAGTCCTTGATGCGTATGACTTTGCGTCAATTGCAGATCTTCAACGAGGTGTGCGATTTGCGTTCGTACAGCCGTGCGGCGGAAGAGATGGCGCTGACGCAACCCGCCGTTAGTCTACAAATCCGCCAGCTCGAAGAACTGATCGGCCAGCCTCTGTTCGAGTACGTGGGCAAGAAGCTCTACCTGACCGAAGCTGCCGAGGCCCTGCAACGCGCCAGTCGCGATATCTTCGGGCGCCTGGAGAGCCTGGACATGCAGCTGTCGGACATGCAGGGTTCACTGCAGGGGCAGTTGAAACTGGCAATCGAGTCCAGTGCCAAGTACTTCGTGCCACACCTGTTCGCGGCCTTCAAGCAGCGTCACCCGGAGGTCAACCTGACCCTGACTGTGGTCAACCGGGCCCAGGCCATCCGCCGCCTGTCGGACAATCGCGACGACCTCATCATCATGTCCATGGTGCCGCAGGACATGGGGCTGGAGTTCCTGCCGTTCCTCAACAACCCGATCATCGCTGTGGCGCCGCCCGAGCACCCGCTGTGCAAGCTGGAACAGCTGCGCCTGCAGGACCTGGAGCCTCATACCCTGCTGGTCCGCGAACAAGGTTCAGGCACGCGCAAGGCTTGCGAGGAATACTTCAAGGACAAACGCGTGCACTTCACCCAGACCCTGGAAGTGGCCTCGGCCGACGCCCAGCGCGAGTGCGTGATCGCCGGCCTGGGCATTGCCCTGCTGACCCGCCATGCGGTCAACCTGGAGCTGGCCACCGGTGTGCTGAAGGAGCTGCCGGTGGAGGAACTGCCGCTGTACCGCAGCTGGTGCGTGGTGCAGTCCAAGGCCAAACGGCAGTCGCCGGTGGCCTTGGCCTTTCTGGCGTTCATCCGCAGCGAACGTGCGTTGATCAGCGCGCTGGTTGAGCGTTTTTCGGGGAAGTTGCCGCCGACACCTGCCAGACCGTGA
- a CDS encoding PA3496 family putative envelope integrity protein, with protein sequence MARDFDGTYQPSAKARKQQEKDQRRMEYRRAIESYCDQRQLLRDLVDYPELQELTVWQVSAATSPKNAQPAR encoded by the coding sequence ATGGCTCGTGACTTCGACGGTACGTACCAACCCAGCGCCAAGGCTCGCAAGCAGCAGGAAAAAGATCAGCGCCGCATGGAATACCGCCGCGCGATCGAAAGCTATTGCGACCAACGTCAACTACTCCGCGACCTGGTGGACTACCCCGAGTTGCAAGAGCTCACGGTCTGGCAGGTGTCGGCGGCAACTTCCCCGAAAAACGCTCAACCAGCGCGCTGA
- the hexR gene encoding transcriptional regulator HexR, with product MNLLQHIAQSRHLLRKSELKVADHVLLDPAAVMHSSMADLAHSVGISEPTIVRFCRAIGCSGFQDLKLKLAQSLAAGASFGQFAIHEDDSVADYSLKIFDTTLHTLMEVREHLDPQALQQAVTAMAQAQRVEFYGFGASGAVAADAQHKFFRLLLSAAAYSDPHMQAMSAVTLKPGDVAVCISQSGRSKDLLITANLVRESGANLITLCPSQTPLAELSTVNLAIDVHEDTEIYTPLTSRIAHLVVIDVLAMGVAMARGPSLVNHLKSVKRSLRSLRLSPKSIKATDD from the coding sequence GTGAATCTGTTGCAACATATCGCCCAATCGCGCCACCTGCTGCGCAAATCGGAACTGAAAGTGGCCGACCACGTGCTACTCGACCCGGCTGCCGTCATGCACAGTTCCATGGCCGACCTGGCGCACAGCGTGGGTATCAGCGAACCGACCATCGTGCGTTTCTGCCGCGCGATCGGTTGCTCGGGCTTCCAGGACTTGAAGCTGAAGCTGGCGCAGAGCCTGGCCGCGGGGGCCAGTTTCGGTCAGTTCGCCATCCATGAAGACGATTCGGTCGCCGACTACAGCCTGAAGATCTTCGACACCACGCTGCATACCCTGATGGAAGTGCGCGAGCACCTCGACCCGCAAGCGCTGCAGCAGGCGGTGACTGCCATGGCCCAGGCGCAGCGTGTGGAGTTCTATGGCTTTGGTGCTTCCGGTGCGGTGGCGGCCGATGCCCAGCACAAGTTCTTCCGTCTGCTGCTCAGCGCGGCAGCCTATTCCGACCCGCACATGCAGGCGATGTCGGCGGTGACCCTGAAGCCGGGCGATGTGGCAGTGTGCATTTCCCAGTCGGGCCGTTCCAAGGACTTGCTGATCACCGCCAACCTGGTCCGTGAGAGCGGTGCCAACCTGATTACCCTGTGCCCCAGCCAGACACCGCTGGCAGAGCTGTCGACGGTCAACCTGGCGATCGACGTGCATGAAGACACCGAAATCTATACCCCGCTGACCTCGCGTATCGCCCACCTGGTGGTGATCGACGTGCTGGCCATGGGCGTGGCCATGGCGCGCGGGCCGAGCCTGGTCAACCACCTGAAGAGCGTGAAGCGCAGCTTGCGCAGCCTGCGTTTGTCGCCCAAGTCGATCAAGGCTACCGACGACTGA